In a single window of the Cucumis melo cultivar AY chromosome 11, USDA_Cmelo_AY_1.0, whole genome shotgun sequence genome:
- the LOC103490476 gene encoding vesicle-associated protein 4-2-like — MAVADEKSGPDGKVWTLCSIPFWQNNNAPSSSSSSSSSSVIHRVHLQINGHKPAEHSSSQPGVVSAIAKSLRPTKRRLRLDPSNKLYFPFEPGKQVKSAIEIKNTSKTHVAFKFQTTAPKSCYMRPPGGILAPDESTIATVFKFVEPLDNNDKHVDHKRRVKFKIVSLKVKSDMDYVPELFDEQKDRVAVEQILQAVFLDPDHSNPALEKVCRQLAEAEAAAEMRHKPAEETDPKIVGGGLVLDEWKERRERYLAKQQVGGVDLV, encoded by the exons ATGGCTGTCGCCGATGAGAAATCAGGCCCCGATGGGAAGGTTTGGACCCTTTGTAGTATTCCCTTTTGGCAAAACAACAATGCTCcgtcgtcttcttcttcctcttcgtcGTCGTCTGTTATTCATAGAGTTCATCTGCAAATTAATGGGCATAAACCAGCAGAGCATTCGAGTTCTCAGCCTGGAGTGGTTTCGGCAATTGCAAAATCTCTACGTCCTACTAAACGAAGGCTTCGTCTCGATCCTTCCAACAAGCTCTACTTTCCAT TTGAGCCTGGGAAGCAGGTCAAGAGTGCTATTGAGATAAAGAATACAAGCAAGACTCATGTGGCTTTCAAA TTCCAAACGACCGCACCAAAGAGCTGTTACATGCGTCCTCCTGGTGGTATACTTGCTCCTGATGAAAGTACTATTGCAACCG TATTCAAGTTTGTGGAGCCACTAGATAACAATGACAAGCATGTAGATCATAAGAGAAGGGTTAAGTTCAAGATTGTGAGCTTGAAAGTGAAGAGCGACATGGATTACGTGCCTGAACTG TTTGACGAGCAAAAAGATCGTGTAGCAGTTGAGCAAATACTGCAAGCTGTTTTTCTTGACCCGGACCATTCTAATCCT GCACTGGAGAAAGTCTGTCGACAACTAGCCGAGGCTGAGGCTGCAGCTGAGATGCGCCACAAGCCTGCTGAAGAAACAGACCCGAAAATTGTTGGTGGAGGACTGGTCCTCGATGAATGG AAAGAAAGGAGGGAAAGATATCTGGCTAAGCAACAGGTTGGAGGTGTAGATTTGGTGTAA